A DNA window from Dama dama isolate Ldn47 chromosome 19, ASM3311817v1, whole genome shotgun sequence contains the following coding sequences:
- the LOC133073510 gene encoding solute carrier family 15 member 2 yields the protein MNPFQKNDSKETLFLPVSTEEVPPRPPSFPKQPSPKICGSNYPLSIVFIVVNEFCERFSYYGMKAVLTLYFLYFLHWSENTSTSVYHAFSSLCYFTPILGAAIADSWLGKFKTIIYLSLVYVLGHVIKSMGALPILGGQMLHTVLSMVGLSLIALGTGGIKPCVAAFGGDQFEEKHAEERTRYFSVFYLSINAGSLISTFVTPMLRGDVQCFGKDCYALAFGVPGLLMLIALVVFAMGSKLYRKPPPEGNILNQVVKCIWFAISSHFKNHSGDNPKQEHWLDWAAEKYPKQLIMDVKALTRVLFLYIPLPMFWALLDQQGSRWTLQATRMNGNLGFFVLQPDQMQVLNPFLVLVFIPLFDLVIYRLVSKCGINFTSLRKMAVGMILACLAFAVAAAVEIKINEMAPHQPDSQEIFLQVLNLADDEVKVTVLGDENNTLLAESIKSFQNMPHYSKLHLKTKSQNFHFQLKYHNVSVYTEHSVEEKIWYTLIIREDGESISSMMVKDEENKTTNGMIAMRFVNTLHEEVNVSLGTDASLIVDEDYGVSAYRTVQRGEYPAVHCRTKNEDFSLNLGLLDFGAIYLFVITNRTNQGPQAWKMEYIPANKMSIAWQLPQYALVTAGEVMFSVTGLEFSYSQAPSSMKSVLQAAWLLTVAFGNIIVLIVAQFSGLAQWAEFILFSCLLLVVCLIFSIMGYYYVPLKPGDIQGSTDKQTPQIQGNMINLETKKTRL from the exons AAAATCTGTGGCTCCAACTATCCACTGAGTATTGTCTTCATTGTGGTGAATGAATTCTGTGAGCGCTTTTCCTATTATGGCATGAAAG CTGTGCTGACCCTGTATttcctgtatttcctgcattggagtGAAAACACTTCCACATCTGTGTACCATGCCTTCAGCAGCCTCTGTTACTTCACTCCCATCCTGGGAGCAGCCATTGCTGACTCATGGTTGGGAAAATTCAA GACAATCATCTATCTCTCCTTGGTGTATGTGCTTGGCCATGTGATCAAGTCCATGGGTGCCTTACCAATACTGGGGGGACAAATGTTACACAC AGTCCTGTCAATGGTTGGCCTGAGTCTAATAGCTTTGGGGACAGGAGGTATCAAACCCTGTGTGGCAGCTTTTGGTGGAGACCAATTTGAAGAAAAACAT gcagagGAACGGACTAGATACTTCTCAGTCTTCTACCTCTCCATCAATGCAGGGAGCTTGATTTCTACATTTGTCACACCCATGCTGAGAG GAGATGTACAGTGTTTTGGGAAGGACTGCTATGCATTGGCTTTTGGAGTTCCAGGATTGCTTATGCTGATAGCTCTTG TTGTGTTTGCAATGGGAAGTAAACTATACAGAAAACCACCTCCTGAAGGAAACATACTGAATCAAGTGGTCAAATGTATCTGG TTTGCCATTTCCAGCCATTTCAAGAACCATTCTGGGGACAATCCCAAGCAAGAGCACTGGCTGGACTGGGCAGCTGAGAAATACCCA AAGCAGCTCATAATGGACGTGAAGGCACTGACCAGGGTACTATTCCTTTATATTCCATTGCCCATGTTCTGGGCACTTTTGGATCAGCAG GGCTCACGATGGACCTTGCAAGCCACCAGGATGAATGGGAATTTG GGTTTCTTTGTGCTTCAGCCTGATCAGATGCAG GTGCTAAATCCCTTTTTGGTTCTTGTCTTCATACCATTGTTTGACCTTGTCATTTATCGTCTGGTCTCTAAGTGTGGCATTAACTTCAC ATCACTTAGGAAAATGGCTGTTGGCATGATCCTAGCATGCCTGGCTTTTGCAGTTGCTGCTGCTGTAGAGATAAAAATTAAT GAAATGGCCCCACACCAGCCAGATTCCCAAGAGATTTTCCTACAAGTCTTAAATCTGGCAGATGATGAGGTGAAGGTAACAGTGCTCGGCGATGAAAATAATACTCTGTTGGCAGAGTCCATCAAATCTTTTCAG AATATGCCACACTATTCCAAACTCCACTTGAAGACAAAAAGCCAGAATTTCCACTTCCAATTGAAATATCACAATGTGTCTGTATACACTGAGCATTCTGTGGAGGAGAAAATATGGTACACCCTCATCATTCGAGAAGATGGGGAAAGTATTTCTAGCATGATG GTGAaggatgaagaaaacaaaacaaccaatgGGATGATAGCCATGAG GTTTGTTAACACTTTGCATGAAGAGGTCAATGTCTCCCTGGGTACAGATGCATCCCTAATTGTTGATGAAGACTATGGTGTGTCTGCTTACAGAACTGTGCAAAGAGGAGA ATATCCTGCAGTGCACTGTAGAACAAAGAATGAAGATTTTTCGCTGAATTTGGGCCTACTAGACTTTGGTGCAATTTATCTGTTTGTTATTACTAAT AGAACCAATCAGGGTCCTCAGGCCTGGAAGATGGAATACATCCCAGCCAACAAAATGTCCATCGCATGGCAGCTACCACAATATGCTCTTGTTACAGCTGGGGAGGTCATGTTCTCTGTCACAGGACTTGAGTTTTCTTATTCTCAG GCTCCCTCTAGCATGAAGTCTGTACTCCAGGCGGCCTGGTTGTTGACAGTTGCATTTGGGAATATCATTGTGCTTATTGTGGCACAGTTCAGTGGCCTGGCTCAA TGGGCCgaattcattttgttttcctgccTCTTGCTGGTGGTCTGCCTGATCTTCTCCATCATGGGATACTACTATGTTCCTTTAAAGCCAGGGGATATTCAGGGGTCAACAGATAAGCAGACCCCCCAAATCCAAGGAAATATGATCAACCTGGAAACCAAGAAGACAAGGCTCTAA